A window from Microscilla marina ATCC 23134 encodes these proteins:
- a CDS encoding HAD family hydrolase: protein MKNFTEYQVSHNRIKNIIFDLGGVVINIDWQLTIDAFQQLADPAYRDQNEDLIQKGTYKAQFFEDYEVGKISDTVFFQHLRETFHLQATDDQIAHAWNALLQNIPQERIALIKKLGETHRTFILSNTNAVHIAEATHILQRENGIAGFDHLVEKAYYSHTMHKRKPWASIYEQVVDENNLKPEETLFIDDGLANIEAANGVGLQGLHVVANLDGWLQFFQTTLV, encoded by the coding sequence TTGAAAAATTTCACTGAATACCAAGTTTCCCATAATCGTATCAAAAATATTATCTTCGATTTAGGGGGGGTAGTTATCAATATAGACTGGCAGTTGACGATTGACGCTTTTCAGCAATTGGCCGACCCTGCCTACCGCGATCAAAACGAAGACCTGATTCAGAAGGGGACTTACAAAGCACAGTTTTTTGAAGATTATGAAGTAGGTAAAATCAGTGACACCGTTTTTTTTCAACACCTCCGCGAAACCTTTCACCTACAGGCAACCGATGACCAAATTGCCCATGCCTGGAATGCTTTACTGCAAAACATACCCCAAGAACGCATAGCATTGATAAAGAAACTAGGCGAAACCCACCGCACCTTTATATTGAGTAACACCAATGCGGTACATATTGCCGAGGCCACCCACATTTTGCAGCGCGAAAATGGCATTGCCGGCTTTGACCATTTGGTAGAAAAAGCCTACTACTCGCATACCATGCACAAGCGCAAACCTTGGGCAAGCATCTACGAGCAAGTAGTCGATGAAAATAACCTAAAACCGGAAGAAACCTTGTTTATTGACGATGGGCTGGCTAATATAGAAGCCGCAAACGGCGTAGGGTTGCAAGGTTTGCACGTAGTGGCTAATCTTGATGGCTGGCTTCAGTTTTTTCAAACAACCTTGGTTTAG
- a CDS encoding chemotaxis protein CheA, giving the protein MSQFSEKFIQESQDMLTDLESDLIELEKDLSNEEYLNNIFRYLHTIKGGALMIGLDHLGSFIHEIEAIFALLRDGAKKIDDQILSLSFQAVDHIKKVLKDPNLTDHFLKENQQNLIAVLKQLQNQDQNLENIVPKMNYVYGMTIKPISPLKTDTEHPIIFVIKELKSTYENYFLKRIAHEEEILFWFIIVDQVSEKDELEALFLFVEDDFEISIQELGSSEDFHLSEQMKTKLNEQIQDKKELPSLEDTKKIFANLSEQVSKNKPEVASQDNSTAINENKANERTGSTRISKYKVNRLINAVSELMTLNSSLKNIASTHSLNDLNLITEKIELEINHLREDVFSLNLRPLSTLNTQFKRMVRNLSKQQGKKVEFEMVGGDTELDKHMIESLENPLLHILRNSIDHGIEPSEERLKKEKKETGLITLSGYYTGTDVIIEIKDDGRGINADKVRAKAIERGIIEQSEVMSDEELYHLICYPGFSTADELTELSGRGVGMDVVKKNIDSLKGNLHISSTPQKGTHFTIRLPLTLSIIDGLLVDVENVKYIVPMFSIDQIYRLPTKSIEREDYFSFLVQVDGQQISVLNLRKEFQFNQQENIDIKEMDVIMLSNNEKSQGIAVDKIYGEIQAIIKPIGKHFSTQKYILGSSILGDGSLALVLDTHRLIHQFHSNN; this is encoded by the coding sequence ATGAGCCAATTCAGTGAAAAGTTTATTCAAGAGTCTCAGGATATGTTGACTGATCTTGAGAGTGACTTAATAGAACTGGAAAAAGACTTGTCAAACGAAGAGTATTTGAATAATATATTCAGGTATTTACATACCATCAAAGGTGGAGCACTTATGATAGGTCTTGATCATTTAGGGAGTTTTATTCACGAGATTGAGGCCATCTTTGCCCTGTTGAGAGATGGAGCAAAAAAAATAGATGATCAAATTCTTAGCCTAAGCTTTCAGGCAGTTGATCACATCAAAAAGGTTTTAAAAGATCCCAATCTTACAGATCATTTTCTGAAAGAAAATCAACAAAATTTGATCGCTGTTCTCAAACAATTACAGAATCAAGACCAAAACCTGGAAAATATAGTTCCTAAAATGAATTATGTTTATGGAATGACAATCAAACCAATATCCCCCCTAAAAACAGATACGGAACATCCCATCATTTTTGTTATAAAGGAGTTAAAAAGCACTTATGAAAATTACTTTCTTAAAAGGATAGCGCATGAGGAAGAGATTTTGTTTTGGTTCATCATTGTAGATCAAGTCAGTGAAAAAGACGAGCTAGAGGCTTTGTTTTTGTTTGTGGAGGATGACTTTGAGATCTCCATCCAAGAATTGGGTTCATCAGAAGACTTTCATTTGAGTGAGCAAATGAAGACTAAGCTCAACGAGCAAATCCAGGATAAAAAAGAATTACCTTCCTTAGAAGATACCAAAAAAATATTCGCAAACCTTTCAGAACAAGTTTCAAAAAACAAGCCTGAGGTAGCTAGTCAGGACAACTCAACAGCAATCAACGAAAATAAGGCAAACGAGCGTACAGGAAGTACTCGTATTTCAAAGTATAAAGTAAATCGTTTAATTAATGCAGTAAGTGAGTTGATGACCCTCAATTCGTCCTTAAAAAATATTGCTTCCACACATAGTTTAAACGATTTAAACCTGATTACTGAAAAGATAGAGCTGGAAATCAATCACCTTAGAGAGGATGTATTTAGCCTAAATTTACGTCCTTTGAGTACCCTCAATACCCAGTTTAAAAGAATGGTAAGAAATTTATCTAAACAACAGGGAAAAAAAGTAGAGTTTGAGATGGTGGGAGGAGATACAGAGCTGGATAAACATATGATTGAGTCTTTAGAAAATCCATTACTTCATATTTTAAGGAATTCTATTGATCACGGGATTGAGCCTAGTGAGGAAAGGTTAAAAAAAGAAAAAAAAGAAACTGGACTAATTACTTTGAGTGGCTATTACACGGGAACAGATGTCATCATAGAAATAAAAGATGATGGTCGTGGAATCAATGCGGACAAAGTCAGAGCAAAGGCAATTGAAAGAGGAATCATTGAGCAAAGTGAAGTTATGTCAGATGAAGAATTGTATCACTTGATTTGTTATCCTGGTTTTAGTACTGCTGATGAGTTAACGGAGCTTTCGGGAAGGGGAGTTGGAATGGATGTAGTAAAGAAAAATATTGATAGCCTGAAAGGGAATTTGCATATTTCATCTACTCCTCAAAAGGGAACCCACTTTACGATCCGTTTGCCATTAACACTATCTATTATAGATGGGTTACTGGTGGATGTGGAAAATGTAAAATACATTGTACCTATGTTTAGTATTGACCAGATTTATCGTCTCCCGACGAAATCAATTGAACGAGAAGATTATTTTTCTTTTCTGGTGCAAGTAGATGGACAGCAAATATCAGTACTTAATTTACGAAAAGAGTTTCAGTTCAATCAACAGGAAAATATTGATATTAAGGAGATGGATGTCATTATGTTATCAAATAATGAGAAAAGCCAAGGCATAGCAGTTGATAAAATTTATGGCGAAATTCAGGCCATAATAAAACCTATTGGAAAACACTTCAGCACCCAAAAATACATTCTGGGAAGCTCCATATTAGGTGATGGCTCACTTGCTTTGGTACTGGATACTCATAGATTGATTCATCAATTTCATTCAAATAACTAA
- a CDS encoding carbohydrate porin yields the protein MIANRFCIFLMIYAQEPKKRDINSITSSSGSKSPFDFTTIIQGDIFHNFDSGLQTESDYMGRVHLIISLDTKKAGLWKNGKLLVNGVNAHGGNPTATYIGDFQPISRNEAAPERTGLLGYYLITDQLIFPEDTKTNQGLGLFLQVAAAPGNQNLIYFFYAFGVNYTGLFSKRTQDILFLGFLSDLKKIRCANSRKYIVLRQFKKTVHSRSYEAFFEQNEGNRYTLMAQIIYERSLKFGKHLTIQPDL from the coding sequence ATGATTGCAAATCGCTTTTGTATATTCTTAATGATTTATGCTCAAGAGCCTAAGAAAAGGGATATAAACTCAATAACCAGCTCCTCAGGCTCTAAAAGCCCTTTTGATTTTACTACTATCATACAAGGTGACATATTTCACAATTTTGATAGTGGCCTGCAAACAGAGAGTGATTATATGGGCAGGGTGCATCTGATCATAAGCCTGGATACAAAAAAAGCAGGACTATGGAAAAACGGCAAGCTACTGGTGAACGGAGTCAATGCCCACGGAGGAAACCCAACTGCTACCTACATAGGAGACTTTCAACCCATCTCTCGAAATGAAGCTGCTCCTGAACGAACTGGATTATTAGGTTACTATCTTATCACTGATCAATTAATATTCCCTGAAGATACAAAAACCAATCAAGGGCTTGGGCTATTCTTACAAGTAGCCGCTGCACCTGGTAATCAAAACCTTATCTATTTTTTCTATGCTTTTGGAGTCAACTACACGGGTTTATTTTCCAAAAGAACGCAAGATATATTGTTTCTGGGTTTCTTAAGTGATCTAAAAAAAATAAGATGTGCCAATTCAAGAAAATATATTGTTCTCAGACAATTCAAAAAAACAGTGCATAGCCGAAGCTATGAAGCTTTTTTTGAGCAGAATGAGGGCAATAGATACACTTTAATGGCTCAAATTATTTATGAAAGATCACTTAAATTTGGAAAGCATCTTACAATTCAGCCCGACTTGTAG
- a CDS encoding response regulator: MKKKILIVEDMQAVRNVVANALNEYEIVTASYGLEALKILDESPSSIDLILSDYNMPNMSGMKLLTKIREHTNADIANIPFIMLTTESDIKKKKKAKDAGLTDWIEKPYDYKVFKGKIRHALSKSEK; encoded by the coding sequence ATGAAAAAGAAAATTTTAATTGTAGAAGACATGCAAGCAGTGCGTAATGTGGTTGCCAATGCTCTTAATGAGTATGAAATTGTAACCGCAAGTTACGGTTTAGAGGCATTAAAAATCTTGGACGAATCACCCTCAAGCATTGACTTGATTTTAAGCGATTATAATATGCCTAACATGAGCGGAATGAAATTACTTACCAAGATTAGAGAACATACAAACGCTGACATTGCCAATATTCCGTTCATTATGCTAACTACTGAAAGTGATATTAAGAAAAAGAAGAAAGCAAAAGATGCTGGACTCACTGATTGGATTGAAAAGCCATATGATTATAAGGTTTTTAAAGGAAAGATTAGACATGCGTTAAGCAAATCTGAAAAGTAA
- the bioA gene encoding adenosylmethionine--8-amino-7-oxononanoate transaminase: MFENTLEKADLVFDQQHIWHPYTSMANPLPVFPVASAKGVYIHLEDGTALIDGMSSWWCAIHGYNHPRLNEAIQRQVQQMSHIMFGGLTHTPAIELCRKLVEITPESLQKVFLCDSGSVSVEVAIKMAIQYWHAKGTPEKSKLMTVRKGYHGDTFGAMSVCDPVNGMHQIFNKVLAPQIFIDEPTPGFAQPLQAQDAANLETAFEENHQQVAAFILEPIVQGAGGMRIYSPAFLEKLSALCTQYGVLLIFDEIATGFGRTGKMFATEHTAITPDILCIGKALTGGMMTLAATLCTEDVALTISQGEAGVFMHGPTFMANPLACSVALASIRLLQDSNWQALVQNIETQLKEKLQPLQMHPRVKEVRVMGAIGVVECYHTVNVAAIQRFFIRQGVWIRPFRNLIYIMPPFIIQPDELHTVCQAIGASLYNEGHFD, from the coding sequence ATGTTTGAAAATACTTTAGAAAAAGCCGATCTGGTCTTCGACCAACAACACATCTGGCATCCTTACACCTCTATGGCCAATCCCTTGCCGGTTTTTCCGGTGGCTTCCGCCAAAGGGGTATACATTCACCTTGAAGACGGTACCGCCTTGATAGACGGAATGAGTTCGTGGTGGTGTGCAATACACGGTTACAACCATCCACGCCTCAACGAAGCCATCCAACGCCAAGTGCAACAAATGTCGCATATCATGTTTGGCGGCCTTACCCATACACCAGCCATAGAGCTTTGCCGCAAATTGGTAGAGATTACCCCCGAAAGCCTGCAAAAAGTATTTCTTTGCGACAGTGGTTCGGTATCGGTAGAGGTAGCCATCAAAATGGCTATTCAATATTGGCACGCCAAGGGCACCCCCGAAAAATCTAAACTAATGACGGTACGAAAAGGCTACCACGGCGATACTTTTGGGGCTATGTCGGTATGCGACCCAGTCAATGGTATGCACCAGATATTTAATAAGGTATTGGCTCCCCAAATTTTTATTGATGAACCCACCCCTGGTTTCGCCCAACCCCTACAGGCGCAAGATGCGGCAAATTTAGAAACTGCCTTTGAGGAAAACCACCAACAAGTTGCAGCTTTTATCCTGGAACCTATAGTACAAGGGGCAGGAGGGATGCGCATATATTCTCCGGCATTTTTAGAAAAACTATCGGCGCTCTGTACCCAATATGGTGTCTTGTTGATTTTTGATGAGATAGCTACTGGTTTTGGCAGAACCGGAAAAATGTTTGCCACTGAGCACACTGCTATCACCCCCGATATTTTGTGCATAGGCAAGGCACTTACAGGTGGAATGATGACCCTGGCAGCCACCTTGTGTACCGAAGATGTTGCCTTGACCATTAGCCAGGGCGAAGCAGGGGTATTTATGCATGGACCCACTTTCATGGCCAACCCATTGGCGTGCAGCGTAGCATTGGCGAGCATTCGGTTGTTGCAAGACTCAAACTGGCAAGCCTTGGTACAAAATATCGAAACTCAGCTCAAAGAAAAGCTCCAGCCACTACAAATGCACCCCAGAGTAAAAGAAGTGCGGGTAATGGGAGCCATTGGGGTAGTAGAGTGTTATCACACGGTAAATGTGGCGGCTATTCAACGGTTTTTTATTCGGCAAGGCGTCTGGATTCGTCCTTTTAGAAACC
- a CDS encoding site-2 protease family protein: MRNKIKVYSIHLILFIITLITTTLAGAEWTYGRLVFDDKEAIDWLTQEKFLQGFAFSLPFLGFLTVHEFGHYLTARWHKVKVSLPFYIPMWLGFSFSIGTMGAFIKIKEDLQSRKLFFDIGIAGPLAGFIVALGVLIYGFTHLPPPEYLQAILAQQPQMPQGQNTEYLVVGSNLLFTLLEVTLADPNLVPSHYNMIHYPLLMAGFFGLFFTALNLLPIGQLDGGHVLYALIGYKNHQRAALVFFLGFVFYAGLGFFSPHQPLSWLAWSPAYLLFLYIVFSKATHGFRNILLLAMSVFTAQFLFAFFFPEVKGYLGWLVFSFLLGRVLGIYHPPALEDRPLNLPRRVLGWFTLLIFVLCFSPQPLQVERKPEGAKPTPLEKKIQQNQLLKKP, translated from the coding sequence ATGCGCAACAAAATAAAGGTTTATAGTATACACCTGATACTATTTATCATCACCCTGATTACCACCACTCTGGCAGGGGCTGAGTGGACTTATGGCAGGTTGGTGTTTGACGACAAAGAGGCGATTGATTGGCTTACCCAAGAGAAATTTTTGCAGGGCTTTGCCTTTTCCCTGCCCTTTTTAGGCTTTCTCACTGTACATGAGTTTGGACATTACCTCACCGCACGCTGGCACAAGGTAAAAGTAAGTTTACCCTTTTATATCCCTATGTGGTTGGGTTTTTCGTTTAGCATTGGCACCATGGGGGCTTTTATCAAAATAAAGGAAGACCTTCAGTCGCGTAAATTGTTTTTTGACATAGGCATAGCAGGACCTTTGGCGGGTTTTATAGTAGCTTTAGGAGTACTTATTTATGGTTTTACCCATTTGCCGCCGCCCGAATACCTTCAGGCCATTTTGGCACAACAACCCCAAATGCCCCAAGGTCAAAATACTGAATATCTGGTAGTGGGTTCCAACCTTTTGTTTACTTTATTGGAGGTTACCCTGGCAGACCCCAATTTGGTACCCAGCCACTACAACATGATTCATTATCCATTGTTGATGGCAGGTTTTTTTGGTTTGTTTTTCACCGCATTGAACCTTTTACCAATCGGGCAGCTCGACGGAGGTCATGTGTTATATGCACTGATTGGTTATAAAAACCATCAACGAGCCGCCTTGGTATTTTTTCTTGGCTTTGTGTTTTATGCCGGGCTGGGCTTTTTCTCACCCCACCAACCACTTAGTTGGCTTGCCTGGTCTCCTGCCTATCTCTTGTTTTTATACATTGTATTCTCTAAAGCCACCCACGGCTTCCGCAACATTTTACTGCTGGCGATGTCGGTATTTACTGCCCAATTTTTGTTTGCCTTCTTTTTTCCCGAAGTCAAAGGCTACCTGGGTTGGTTGGTGTTTTCTTTTTTGTTGGGGCGTGTGTTGGGCATTTATCACCCCCCTGCCCTCGAAGACCGCCCCTTGAATTTGCCCCGCCGTGTTTTAGGTTGGTTTACTTTGCTTATATTTGTACTTTGTTTTAGCCCTCAACCGCTACAGGTCGAGCGCAAACCTGAAGGGGCAAAGCCTACGCCTCTTGAGAAAAAAATCCAGCAAAACCAGTTGCTGAAGAAGCCGTGA
- a CDS encoding methyl-accepting chemotaxis protein translates to MKFRTQLILGNGVTMLVLLLVGVLVYFNIDKLLDDTKWVEHTYKVIGKANQLERYMIDQETGMRGFAISGDEEFLEPYNSGKVSFDKLISELKTTVSDNPPQVQRLANIESQAQSWRREIAKNYINIRRSVREGKKTENKSSNRNKLDAIKNVVVSSTLDKINKQQLLLDLENMKDLNAFYALFDKKEGKQYMDQIRARLKEFKDIESSLLSTRLKKQESMADTTKNIVVFSILLALIVGAFAILYITRNVLNTLGGEPAEVAQMLNKISNGDLSIDIDKKDATGLYASVQAMVKKLKEIVSEIRAGADNITIVSREMSRSAQNIAEGANSQAASTEEVSVSMEQMLANIEQNTGNSKQTEKMAMNTLKEVETGKDAVVETASSMKNIADKITIINEIARRTDILALNAAVEAARAGEVGKGFAVVAAEVRKLAERSQNAAIEIDTLSKSNVTIAENASKLFNELVPNIQKTTQLVQEINAASLEQSSASTQVNSAIQELNLVMQQNVTGSDELAATSEELSSQANSLKNMISFFKLQHGHEISESSINSPFQVPTNIQQNRGRVKNRAKGINLNLGDSDVSDEDFTRY, encoded by the coding sequence ATGAAATTTAGAACCCAATTAATTTTAGGAAATGGAGTCACAATGCTGGTGCTACTCCTGGTGGGTGTCCTTGTTTATTTTAACATCGATAAGCTCCTTGATGATACCAAATGGGTAGAACATACCTATAAAGTGATTGGGAAGGCCAATCAGCTTGAACGCTATATGATTGACCAGGAAACGGGTATGCGTGGCTTTGCCATTAGTGGAGATGAAGAGTTTCTTGAGCCTTATAACTCTGGTAAAGTTTCTTTTGACAAACTAATCTCGGAACTCAAAACGACGGTAAGTGATAATCCTCCGCAAGTGCAACGGTTGGCTAATATTGAGAGTCAAGCACAATCCTGGAGGAGAGAAATTGCCAAGAATTATATCAATATTCGGAGGTCTGTCAGGGAAGGAAAAAAAACAGAGAATAAGTCGAGTAATAGAAATAAATTAGACGCGATAAAAAATGTAGTAGTCTCCTCAACGCTTGATAAAATCAATAAGCAACAACTCTTGCTTGATTTGGAAAACATGAAGGATTTGAATGCATTTTATGCCTTATTCGATAAAAAGGAAGGTAAACAGTACATGGATCAAATTCGAGCCAGACTGAAGGAATTCAAAGATATAGAATCAAGCTTGTTATCAACCCGTTTAAAAAAGCAAGAATCGATGGCTGATACCACAAAAAACATCGTGGTATTTAGTATTTTACTAGCGTTGATTGTTGGAGCATTTGCCATATTATATATTACCCGTAACGTACTGAACACATTGGGAGGAGAACCTGCTGAGGTGGCACAAATGCTTAACAAAATTTCTAATGGTGATTTAAGTATTGATATTGATAAAAAAGATGCTACTGGTTTGTATGCCAGTGTCCAAGCAATGGTCAAAAAGTTAAAAGAAATTGTTTCAGAGATAAGAGCTGGAGCAGACAACATCACGATTGTCAGCAGAGAAATGAGCCGCTCTGCTCAAAATATCGCCGAAGGAGCCAATTCACAGGCGGCATCTACTGAGGAGGTGTCAGTATCTATGGAGCAAATGCTTGCTAACATTGAACAAAATACTGGAAACTCAAAACAGACCGAGAAAATGGCCATGAATACCCTCAAAGAAGTAGAGACAGGAAAAGATGCGGTAGTTGAGACGGCATCATCTATGAAAAATATTGCTGACAAAATAACGATTATCAATGAGATTGCCAGACGAACAGATATACTTGCCCTAAATGCCGCTGTAGAAGCAGCCAGAGCAGGTGAAGTAGGCAAAGGATTCGCCGTGGTTGCGGCAGAAGTAAGAAAACTTGCAGAGCGGAGTCAGAATGCTGCGATAGAAATTGATACCCTTTCTAAATCTAATGTGACCATTGCTGAAAATGCCAGCAAACTTTTCAATGAGTTAGTCCCTAACATTCAGAAAACTACCCAACTGGTCCAGGAAATCAATGCAGCAAGTTTGGAGCAAAGCTCTGCATCGACACAAGTCAACAGTGCTATTCAAGAATTAAATCTAGTCATGCAACAAAACGTGACAGGCTCTGATGAATTAGCTGCTACCTCAGAAGAGTTATCCAGCCAAGCCAATTCACTCAAAAACATGATTAGCTTTTTTAAATTACAACACGGTCATGAAATAAGTGAATCATCAATCAACTCCCCTTTTCAAGTACCCACAAACATTCAACAAAATAGAGGGAGAGTAAAAAATAGAGCAAAAGGAATCAACCTCAATTTAGGTGATTCTGATGTAAGCGATGAAGATTTTACCAGATATTAA
- a CDS encoding chemotaxis protein CheW: MAENTEKALASYLTFTLGDEYFAAPIQRVREVLEMQPITRIPKTSAFARGILNLRGNILPIFDTRLRFGLETVIDSPKTRIIVLEINYQKESLLVGAVVDNAWDVVQYSSDEITPPPSLEDYKNAVFVEGILKLDEMFVMLINVDKIFSPSEMDTLTEMT, translated from the coding sequence ATGGCGGAAAACACAGAAAAGGCATTAGCATCATATCTGACATTTACTTTGGGTGACGAATACTTTGCAGCTCCTATTCAAAGAGTACGAGAAGTTTTGGAAATGCAACCCATTACCCGTATCCCAAAGACTTCTGCTTTTGCAAGGGGGATATTAAACTTAAGAGGAAATATCCTTCCGATTTTTGATACTCGCCTAAGGTTTGGCCTCGAAACAGTAATTGATAGTCCAAAAACCAGAATCATTGTGCTAGAAATAAACTATCAAAAAGAGTCGCTGTTAGTAGGAGCTGTGGTGGACAATGCTTGGGATGTGGTACAATACTCTTCTGACGAAATCACACCACCACCTTCCCTGGAAGATTACAAAAATGCTGTTTTTGTAGAAGGCATTCTCAAGCTGGATGAAATGTTTGTAATGCTTATCAATGTAGACAAAATATTTTCTCCTTCTGAGATGGACACACTCACCGAAATGACTTAA